Sequence from the bacterium genome:
GCGCGCCCGCCGCGCCCCCCACCAAGCGACGAGCGCCGCGAGAAGCAGCACCGCGACGAGGACGATCATCGGCGCGGCCCCTTGAACGTCCGCGCGTAGAGCCACGGCACGATCGGCAGCGGCAGCGCGAAGAGGACGATCAGCACGAAGCCGAGACCGCCGAGCGGCTCGCCGCGCAGCGCCAGCGCGCCGAGGAGCCCGCCGACCAGCCAGATTGCGACGAGCGCCAGCGCGATCTTCAGCCCGCGCGACGGCCGCCGCGCGAGCGCGGCCGCGCAAAGCGCGAGCGACGCGGCCGCGACGAAGAGAGCCGCGGTCCACGGCCAGACGATCCCGCAGGCGAAGAGCGCGGCGAGCGCGACGACCGCGGGGCGCACGAGGCGGTCGAAGAGCGAGGCGGGTTCGGCGGCCATGCGCGGGAGTGTAGCCCGAAGCCCCGCGCGGCGCGGGCCCGTTTGAAGCGACAGAGGCGGCGGCGCGCGGCGCCGGCTCGTACAGTATCGGCGTATGGTCGAATCGCTCCCGCTTCCGCCGCGCCGTCGCTACGGCGTCCTCGTCGCCATCGGCTCGTGCTCGTTCATGGCCGCGCTCGACGGGAGCATCGTCAACACGATCATGCCGATCCTCTCGCGCGACTTCCGCGCCCCGCTCCACGACGTGCAGTGGGTCTCGACGACCTTCCTGCTCGTCGTCGCCGGGCTGATGCTGACGTTCGGGCGGATGGGCGACATCTACGGCCACAAGCGGGTCTACCAGTCCGGCTTCGGCCTCTTCGTCCTCGCCTCCGGCCTCTGCGGACTCGCCGGCTCGCTCCCCGCGCTCGTCGCGGCGCGCGGGCTGCAGGCGGTCGGCTCGGCGATGATCCTCTCCAACTCGCCGGCGATCCTCACCAAGAGCTTTCCGCCGGAGCAGCGCGGACAGGCGCTCGGCATGCAGGCCAGCATGACCTATCTCGGCCTGACGCTCGGCCCCTCGCTCGGCGGCTTCCTCGCGCAGACGTTCTCCTGGCGCGCCGTCTTCCTCGTCAACCTCCCCGTCGGCGCCGCGGCCTGGACGCTCGGCTGGGCGCTCGTCCCGCGCGACGCGTCGCCGCCGAAGCGGGAGCGGTTCGACCTGTCCGGCGCGGCGCTCTACGTCGTCGCGATGGTCGCGCTGCTCCTCGCCCTCGCCCAAGGGCACGAGTGGGGCTGGGGCGCGCCGCCGACCGTCGCGCTGCTCGCCGGCGCCGGCGCCTTCCTCGCCTCGTTCCTTTGGCGCGAGAGCCGGGCCGCGGCGCCGATGCTCGACCTCGGGCTCTTCCGCTCGCGCGTCTTCGCCGGCTCGGTCGGCGCGGCGGTGACCAACTACCTCTGCGTGACCGTCGTCTCGTTCATGCTGCCGTTCTACCTGATCCAGTCGCGCGGCCTGCCGCCGGCGCGCGCCGGCCTGCTCCTCTCAGCGCAGCCGATCGTGATGGCCGTCGTCGCCCCGCTCGCCGGGACGCTCTCCGACCGGATCGGCACGCGCCTCCCGACGGCGCTCGGGATGGCGCTGCTCGGCCTCGGCCTCGCCGGCCTCTCCGCGGTGGACGCCGCGACGCCGCTGGCGCACATCGGCTGGCTGCTGACGGTCGTCGGCCTCGGCACGGGAATCTTCATCGCGCCGAACAACAGCGCGCGGATGGGCGCGGCGCCGCGCGGGCGGCAGGGGGTCGCGGCGGCGACGCTCGCCACGGCGCGCCAGACGGGGATGATGCTCGGCGTCGCGCAGTCGGGCGCCGTCTTCTCGACCGTCGCGGCGCGCGCCGCGAACGCCGGCCTCGCCGACGCCGCCTACCGCGGCGTCGAGGCGGCGTTCGTCGCCGGGGTCGTCGTCGCCGCCTTGGGCGTTCTCGCCTCCGCGCTGCGCGGCGACGCCGCGCGTCCCTGACGCGGCGCCGAGCTGCCGCCACGCGTGGTTTTGGCGGCGAGCGGCCGCGTTCGTTGCGGGATCGCTCAAGCGGAAAGACGAACGCCCATCCAAGCGACGAACAGGACAGCGGCGACGCCGTGAACGGACGCGTCGGCGAGAATCAGCCGCCGCGAGACGGGACGTTTCTTGACGCAGAAGTGCAGTCGGAAGAGGAGTTCAGCGATCACGCCGACGAACAAGGGCACGGCCAAGGGGTTCAGCCGCGCTCCCGCCAGGTCGCCGCGCCACAGCGCGCCGAAGTCCCTCGTCAGCCCGCAGAGCGGGCAAGGCCGCCCCGCCAAGACGGCGAACGGGCAGCGCCACAGCGAAGGGAACCACGCCTCGAAATAGCCGGAGATGAAGGGCAGCAGCAGGGCGTAGACCAACAGCCCCGCCGCCGCCCAGTTGACGGCCCGGTAGCGACCGGCGGCTTCCGTCAATGCGCGGAAGTGGCCGCTGCGGCCGCCGCGGCGAACAGACTCGTCCAAGCCACGATCAGGAGAAGGGCGACGCCGTTCAACACGACGCCCGCAATCCCGATGCCCTTCGGCTGTTCCTTCTTTGCCTTCAGGGCGACATCGACGACGCCAAGCACCAAACCAATGAGGGCGGGCAACGCGGCGAGGTAATTACAGAAGGGAACGAATCCCAAGATCGCCGCCACGATGCCGATCACCATCGACGCAACACCCACTCGTCCTCCCCTCCTGGGCCCCTGGCCCAGGCGACAACTCGTACTCGGCTGGAGGCGTTCCCGCCCCAACCGAATGTCCGTATCCCTTGTCACCCCCAAGGGCGCGAATCGAAGAACGCGATCCGCACTATGCGACTCGCGGAATTTGAGTCAACTCTTGCCGCCGAGTCAAGAGCCGCGCCGTCAATCTTCGGCGAGGGCGCAGCGACGAGCGACGAGAAGCCTCGCCGCCGTCGCGCGCCGCGCCCCTTACTCGCCGCGCGACGGCGGCAAGCCCCAAAAAGCGACGCGCGGGGCGTTGACCGGATTCACCGTTTCCGCCGATCATGCCCCGTCTTCTGAACAATTCTCTGAACAAGGAGGAAGGTCATGGAAGAAACGGGGTCCCAAGCCGCGGCGACGGGCATCGCGATGGCGGCGATGTTTGGCTATTTCGTGGTCTCGCTCGTTCTCTATCTCTATTTCTCGTTCTGCCTGATGACGATCGCCCGCAAGACCGGCCACACCGACGACTGGATGGCGTGGGTGCCGATCGTCAACATCTACTACGCCTGCATCGTCGCCGGGAAGCCGGGATGGTGGACGATCCTGTTCTTCATCCCCTGCGTCAACATCATCATGGGGATCCTCGTCTGGATGGCGATCGCCGAGAAGCGGAACAAGCCGTCGTGGTGGGGCATCCTGATCATCGTCCCCTGCGTCAATCTCATCGTTCCAGGCTATCTCGCCTTCAGCGACTGATCCACCAGCGGGCCGCCCACCAGAGGAGCAGCCCGCAGAGGGCGATCGTCGTCGCCCGGTTCCACCACTGATCCCAGCGGATCGTCCACGCGGCGGCGTGGCCTCCAAGCCGCGCCGCCCGCGAGGGCAGCGCCGCCAGCGCCATCAGCGCGGCGAGCGAGCCGAACGGATGCTGGGCGTACGAGGCGGCCAAGCGCCCGTGCAGCAGCAGCGTCACCGAGCGGGTCATGCCGCAGGCCGCGCACGGCCGGCCGGTCAACGCCGAGAACCAGCAGACGCCGGGCAGGTCGAAGCCGAACAGCGAGAGACGCCACGTCGTTCCCTCGGCCGCCGGCGCGATCAGCGCGCCCAAGACGAACATCCCCGCGACGAGGCCGACGACCGTCCAGTCCGAACGCCGTTGCCGCGCTTCGCCGTCGCCCGCGGACATCAGGCACCCCGCCGCGCGACGACGATCCGCGCGCGGTCGAAGCGGTCGCGGAGCACCGCGACGTCGCGCCACGCAGGCGCCAGTTCCGCGGCGACGACCGCCGTCTGCGCCGGCGCCATCTCCAGCAGCAGCCAGCCGTCCGCGGCGAGCCGCGCCGGCGCCTCGGCGCAGAGCCGCCGGATCAGCGCGAGGCCGCCGTCCTCGGCGACGAGCGCGAGGCGCGGGTCGTGGTCGCGCACCTCCGGCTGCAGCTCCGGCCACTCCTCCGGCGCGACGTACGGCAGGTTGGCGACGACGACGTCGAACCCCGCGCCGGGGGCGAGCGCCCCGAGCAGGTCGCCGCGCGCGAGGCGCACGCGGTCTTTCAGCCCCAGCGCGTCGCGGTTCTCGCGGCAGAGCGCGAGCGCGTCGGCCGAGACGTCGATCGCGAGGACGCGCGCCGCGGGATGGCTCGCCGCGAGGGCGAGCGCCACCGCCCCCGTCCCCGTCCCGACGTCCGCGGCCAGCGCCGCGCGCCCGCGCGGCAGCCGCTCCCGCGCGGCGAGCGCCAGCTCCTCCGTCTCCGGACGCGGCACGAGCGCGCGCCGATCGACCTTCAGTTCGAGCTCGAGGAACGGCCAGTGGCCGACGAGATGCTGCAGCGGCTCGCGCGCCGCGCGCCGCGCGACGAGCGCGGCGAAGCGCGTCTCGACGTCCGGGGAAAGCGGCTCGCGCGAGCGCGCGAGGAGCGCACCGCGGCCGAGACCGAGCAGCTCGCCGAGCAGGATCTCCGCCTGCTCGCGCGGCGCCTCGCAGCCGGCGCGCTCCAGCGCCGACGCGGCCGCGCGCAGCGCCGCCCCGAGCGAGCCCGGAGGCGGCCCGGCGCTCACGCTTCGTTCTTGAGCCGCTCGGCCTGCTCCGCCGTCGCCAGGGCGTCGATCAACTCGTCGAGGTCGCCGAGCATCACGGCGTCCAGGCGGTGCAGCGTGAAGCCGATGCGGTGGTCGGTGACGCGGTTCTGCGGGAAGTTGTAGGTGCGGACCTTCTCCGAGCGGTCGCCGCTGCCGACCATCGACTTGCGGGCGGCCGCCTCCTGCGCGTGCTGCTCGGAGAGCATCTTGTCGAGCACGCGCGAGCGGAGCACCTTCAGCGCCTTGGCCTTGTTCTTGTGCCACGACTTCTCGTCCTGGCACTGCACGACGATCCCGGTGGCGAGGTGCGTGATCCGCACGGCGGAGGCCGTCTTGTTGACGTGCTGCCCGCCGGGGCCGGAGGCGCAGAACGTGTCGAGGCGGATGTCCTTCTCCTCGTCGATGACGAGGTCGACGTCCTCCGCCTCGGGGAGCACGGCGACCGTCGCCGCGGAGGTGTGGATCCGCCCCTGCGCCTCGGTCTCCGGCACGCGCTGCACGCGGTGCACGCCCGACTCGAACTTGAGCCGCGAGAAGGCGCCCTTGCCGGCGATGTTGGCCACCGCCTCCTTCACGCCGCCGATCTCGCTCTCCGACAGGTCCACGACGTCGAAGCGCCAGCCGCGGGCCTCGGCGTAGCGTTGGTACATCCGGAACAGCTCGGCCGCGAAGAGGCTCGCCTCGCCGCCGCCGGTGCCGGCCCGGACCTCGAGGATCACGTTCTTCTCGTCGTTTGGGTCGCGCGGCAGGAGCAGCGCGGTGATCGTCCGCTCCAGCTCCTCCGCCCGCGCCTCGAGCGACCGCGCCTCGTCGCGCGCCATCGCGCGCAGTTCCTCGTCCTGCTCGTCGCGCGCCAACTGCCGTGCGTCGTCGAGCTGGGCCTCGGCGGCGCGCCAGGCGCGCATCGAGTCCACGACCGGCTCGAGCTCGGCGAACCGCTGCGCGAGCTCGCGGTAGGCGGAGGCGTTGGCGGCGACCGCGGGGTCGGCCATCCGGTCGGAAACGTCGCGGAACTCGGTCTCGATCCCCTCGAGCCGGCCCCTCAGCAGTTGTGCGTCGCTCACAGCACGACCGACGCCGCGCCGCCTTCGAGTTCGGCCGCGCGGTGGAAGGCGGCGAGCGCGACTTGGACCATGCCGTCGTCGGGCTCGCCGGTCGTCAGGCGCTGGAGCCAAAGCCCCGGCGCGACCAGCGCCCGCCCCGCGGCGCCGCCGCGGCGGGCCGAGAAGCGAAGCAGTTCGTAGGAAAGGCCGACGACGAGCGGCAGCAGCGCGAGCCGCGCCAGCCCCTTCCCCCACGCCGGCCAGGCCGAGGGGACGCAGCAGAAGACGAGGATCGAGACGACCATCACGAACAGCAGGAACGACGTCCCGCAGCGCGGATGGAGCACGGAGAAGCCCTGCGCGTGCTCGACGTCCAGCGGGACCTTCGCCTCGAAGGCGTGGACGACCTTGTGCTCGGCGCCGTGGTAGCGGAAGAGGCGGCCGATGTCCTTGACCATCCGGATCGCCGCGATGTAGCCGAGGAAGAAGACGCCGCGCAGCGCGCCGTCGATCAGGTTGTAGGCGATCCCGCCGCCGATCCCCGGGAAGAGGCGCTTGAGCCCTTCGGTCAGCGCCAGCGGCAGGGCGAAGAAGAGCGCCACGCCGACGAGGAGCGCGCCGAGCACGCTGATCCAGAGCGCGGCGCCGGTCTTGGCGGACGACGCGCCGGCCTGTTCTTCGGGGAGCGCCTGCTCCGCGGAGAAGTTCAGCGCGCGCAGACCGATCCCCAGCGACTGGAAAAGGGTCGAGACGCCGCGCAGGAACGGCAGCCGCAGCAGGCGGCGCCGCGCCGACCAGGAGGGGGCTCGCTCGGAGAGATAGACAATCTCCCCGTCAGGCCTTCGCACGGCGACCGCGAAGGCCTGCGGGGAGCGCATCATCACCCCTTCGAGCACCGCCTGGCCGCCCAGGAGGACGTTCTCCTGGGCCGCGAGGAACAGCGGCAGGAGGCGCATCGGGCGGGGCTCGCGGGCGCTCAGGCCCGGCCCTTCTGGCGCCGCTCGGCCTTCTTGTCCACGCCGGCGTAGCGGCGCTGGAAGCGCTCGACGCGGCCGGCGGTGTCCACCAGCTTCTGCTTGCCGGTGAAGAACGGGTGGCACTCCGAGCAGAGTTCGACGCGCAGTTCCTTGCGCACGCTGCGGGTGGTGTAGGTGTGGCCGCAGGCGCAGATCACGGTGCAGTCCGAGTATTCAGGATGGATTCCAGGCTTCATGGCGTTTCCCTTTCGCGGGCGGACCCTTCCCGCCGGATCCCGGCGAGGGCCGGTCGTCCGCGCAACCGGGGGATTGTAGCGGCGCCTTCCCGTTTCCACCAACCGCGGGCGGACAGTTGTATCCTTTTGTAGCGCCTCGTCCCGGATCCGGGCCGTCGGCCCGGGCCGCGGGGCCTCGTCGCAATCGGGGAGGTTTGCGATGAAATTGTCCGTCGCCGCCCGTTTCGCTGCCGTCTTGGCCGTGTCGCTTCTGGCCGTTGCCGCCGCGCCGTCCAACAACGCCGCCCCGCAGGCCTCCGACCCGAACCGGCCGGAGGGCGCGCAGCAGGCGACGCTCGAGGTCTCCGCCGACAAGCTGTTCGACCCGGCGGCGGCCGATCCGCAGAGCGGGACCGTGGACGTCACGTTCCCGGAGCACCTCTGCGACCAGGCGACGCTGGTCGTCCTCCGCTTCCGCCCGGTCAAGAACGTCGGGGACGGCCGGCCGGGGTTCAGCGTCCGGGCCTCGGTCTTCGTCAACGCCGGCGACGCGCGCGCGGTCGAGCTGCGGCTGACGCTGCTCCGCGGGACCGACGAGGTCGGCGGGGGCTCGATCCCCTGGTTCCGCGCCGACGCGAACGACATCAGCTCGAAGACCGGCGTCATGGGGCTCAACGCGAAGGACCTCGCCGCGGGCCAAGGGCTGAAGCTCAAGGTGCTGCTGTTCGTCCGGCCGCTCGTGCCCTGAGCCGTCGCCGCGCCGCTTGCCCGCCCCGCCCGGCGATGCGATAAGTTCCGCCGGCAAGGAGACTTCTATGCGCATCGCCCCGCTCGTGCTTGCGCTTTCCGTCGTCGCGGCCGCCGGCTGCAGCTTCAGCGTCGAGGACCGCACCCCCAAACGCCGTCCCGCGCCGCGCGCCGAGGGGAGCGCCGAAACCGCAGCGCCGGCGCCCCGCGCGCCGATCGCGACGCCGATCCCCGAGGGGCTCAGCCCCGAGGAGCGGCGCGACATCGAGGTCTTCCGCCGGGCGCAGGGGGCGGTGGTCAACATCACGAGCATGGCCACGCGGCGGGACTTCTTCACGCTCGACGTGATGCAGATCCCGCAGGGGATGGGCTCCGGGTTCGTCTGGGACCAGGCGGGGCACGTCGTCACCAACTTCCACGTGATCGAGAACGCCGACCACCTGACGGTGACCCTCTCCGATCGTTCGGAGTGGGACGCCGAGGTGGTGGGGGCGACGCCGGACAAGGACCTCGCCGTGCTGCGGATCAAGGCGCCGTCCGCGCGCCTCGTGCCGCTGGCGGTCGGCGAGTCGCGCAACCTGCTCGTCGGGCAGCGGGTCCTCGCGCTCGGCAATCCGTTCGGGCTCGACCACACGCTGACGGTCGGCGTGGTCAGCGCGCTGGGGCGCGAGCTGCAGTCGCCGTCGGGGCGGACGATCCGCGACGTCATCCAGACCGACGCCGCGATCAACCCGGGCAACTCGGGCGGGCCGCTGCTCGATTCGTCGGGACGGCTGATCGGGGTGAACACGGCGATCTACAGCCCGACCGGCGCTTCGTCGGGGATCGGGTTCGCGGTGCCGGTGGACACGGTGAAGCGGCTCGTGCCGCAGCTCATCCAAAAGGGCCACGCGACGCAGCCGGGGATCGGGGTGCGGACGATCTCCGACCAGGCGGCGCGCGAGAACGGCGTCGAGGGGATCGTGGTCCTCGACGTCTCGCGCGGCGGGCCGGCGGCGCAGGCCGGGATTCAGGGGATTCAGCGGGTGCGGGGCGGCTACCAGATCGGCGACGTGATCGTCGCGGTGGACGGGCGGCGCGTCTCGAAGCTCGAGGAGATGCTGGACGCGTTCGAGTCGGCGGGGGTCGGGGCGTCGGTGACGCTGACGGTGCAGCGGGACGGCCGCCGGCGGGACGTGCGGGTTTCGTTGGCGGATGTGCGGTAAGGCCCGCGCGGTTTCGCGGGCGTAGGACCCGCGCGGTCCGCTGCAGTAATGCCCGCGGGTTTCGCTGCGGTAATGCCCGCGCGGTCCGCGGGTCGCGCGTCGTGCGGCGGGGGCGGCGGCTCCGCCACGGGGCAACGGCTGCGCCGCCGCCCCCGCGCGCCCGACGTGCTGTCGTGTTTGGTTGCGCGACCTGTTGATTGTCCGCAGGGGGGCGGTCCTTCTTGGATGGTCCGTGCGTCTTGTTTCGCCGCGCGCCGCGGCCTTGGACCGCGCTCGTCTTCGGCGACTTGGCGTTGCGGCGTTAGGGCGCGTGCGTCTTGAGGGTCGCGCGTCGCGCGGCGGGGGGGCGGCGGCTCCGCCGCCGGGGCCAAGGCTACGCCGCCGCCCCCCGCCGCTCGACCCGCTCGTCGTTTTTGGTTTCGCGCTTTGATGGACGCCGTTGCGGCGACGGGCGTGTAGGGGCGGCTGGCGCGCCACGACGATCGTCGGAACAACGGCGCCTCCACCGCGCCTGCCGCCCGACGTGATTCACGCGAAACGTTGCCTTGCGTCGCAAGGGCGCGCGGGAATGGCGTCGCGGCGTCAGGCGGCCATGCTGTCGAGGAACTCGGCGTTGGTCGTCGAGCGGCGGAGGCGGTCGAGGAGGAGCTCCATCGCCTCGACGGAGTTCATTTGGTCGAGCGCCTTGCGGAGA
This genomic interval carries:
- a CDS encoding MFS transporter, with the translated sequence MVESLPLPPRRRYGVLVAIGSCSFMAALDGSIVNTIMPILSRDFRAPLHDVQWVSTTFLLVVAGLMLTFGRMGDIYGHKRVYQSGFGLFVLASGLCGLAGSLPALVAARGLQAVGSAMILSNSPAILTKSFPPEQRGQALGMQASMTYLGLTLGPSLGGFLAQTFSWRAVFLVNLPVGAAAWTLGWALVPRDASPPKRERFDLSGAALYVVAMVALLLALAQGHEWGWGAPPTVALLAGAGAFLASFLWRESRAAAPMLDLGLFRSRVFAGSVGAAVTNYLCVTVVSFMLPFYLIQSRGLPPARAGLLLSAQPIVMAVVAPLAGTLSDRIGTRLPTALGMALLGLGLAGLSAVDAATPLAHIGWLLTVVGLGTGIFIAPNNSARMGAAPRGRQGVAAATLATARQTGMMLGVAQSGAVFSTVAARAANAGLADAAYRGVEAAFVAGVVVAALGVLASALRGDAARP
- a CDS encoding DUF2752 domain-containing protein translates to MTEAAGRYRAVNWAAAGLLVYALLLPFISGYFEAWFPSLWRCPFAVLAGRPCPLCGLTRDFGALWRGDLAGARLNPLAVPLFVGVIAELLFRLHFCVKKRPVSRRLILADASVHGVAAVLFVAWMGVRLSA
- a CDS encoding DUF5684 domain-containing protein; amino-acid sequence: MEETGSQAAATGIAMAAMFGYFVVSLVLYLYFSFCLMTIARKTGHTDDWMAWVPIVNIYYACIVAGKPGWWTILFFIPCVNIIMGILVWMAIAEKRNKPSWWGILIIVPCVNLIVPGYLAFSD
- a CDS encoding DUF2752 domain-containing protein; translation: MSAGDGEARQRRSDWTVVGLVAGMFVLGALIAPAAEGTTWRLSLFGFDLPGVCWFSALTGRPCAACGMTRSVTLLLHGRLAASYAQHPFGSLAALMALAALPSRAARLGGHAAAWTIRWDQWWNRATTIALCGLLLWWAARWWISR
- the prmC gene encoding peptide chain release factor N(5)-glutamine methyltransferase; this encodes MSAGPPPGSLGAALRAAASALERAGCEAPREQAEILLGELLGLGRGALLARSREPLSPDVETRFAALVARRAAREPLQHLVGHWPFLELELKVDRRALVPRPETEELALAARERLPRGRAALAADVGTGTGAVALALAASHPAARVLAIDVSADALALCRENRDALGLKDRVRLARGDLLGALAPGAGFDVVVANLPYVAPEEWPELQPEVRDHDPRLALVAEDGGLALIRRLCAEAPARLAADGWLLLEMAPAQTAVVAAELAPAWRDVAVLRDRFDRARIVVARRGA
- the prfA gene encoding peptide chain release factor 1 yields the protein MRGRLEGIETEFRDVSDRMADPAVAANASAYRELAQRFAELEPVVDSMRAWRAAEAQLDDARQLARDEQDEELRAMARDEARSLEARAEELERTITALLLPRDPNDEKNVILEVRAGTGGGEASLFAAELFRMYQRYAEARGWRFDVVDLSESEIGGVKEAVANIAGKGAFSRLKFESGVHRVQRVPETEAQGRIHTSAATVAVLPEAEDVDLVIDEEKDIRLDTFCASGPGGQHVNKTASAVRITHLATGIVVQCQDEKSWHKNKAKALKVLRSRVLDKMLSEQHAQEAAARKSMVGSGDRSEKVRTYNFPQNRVTDHRIGFTLHRLDAVMLGDLDELIDALATAEQAERLKNEA
- a CDS encoding DUF1385 domain-containing protein; this encodes MRLLPLFLAAQENVLLGGQAVLEGVMMRSPQAFAVAVRRPDGEIVYLSERAPSWSARRRLLRLPFLRGVSTLFQSLGIGLRALNFSAEQALPEEQAGASSAKTGAALWISVLGALLVGVALFFALPLALTEGLKRLFPGIGGGIAYNLIDGALRGVFFLGYIAAIRMVKDIGRLFRYHGAEHKVVHAFEAKVPLDVEHAQGFSVLHPRCGTSFLLFVMVVSILVFCCVPSAWPAWGKGLARLALLPLVVGLSYELLRFSARRGGAAGRALVAPGLWLQRLTTGEPDDGMVQVALAAFHRAAELEGGAASVVL
- the rpmE gene encoding 50S ribosomal protein L31 gives rise to the protein MKPGIHPEYSDCTVICACGHTYTTRSVRKELRVELCSECHPFFTGKQKLVDTAGRVERFQRRYAGVDKKAERRQKGRA
- a CDS encoding trypsin-like peptidase domain-containing protein; translation: MRIAPLVLALSVVAAAGCSFSVEDRTPKRRPAPRAEGSAETAAPAPRAPIATPIPEGLSPEERRDIEVFRRAQGAVVNITSMATRRDFFTLDVMQIPQGMGSGFVWDQAGHVVTNFHVIENADHLTVTLSDRSEWDAEVVGATPDKDLAVLRIKAPSARLVPLAVGESRNLLVGQRVLALGNPFGLDHTLTVGVVSALGRELQSPSGRTIRDVIQTDAAINPGNSGGPLLDSSGRLIGVNTAIYSPTGASSGIGFAVPVDTVKRLVPQLIQKGHATQPGIGVRTISDQAARENGVEGIVVLDVSRGGPAAQAGIQGIQRVRGGYQIGDVIVAVDGRRVSKLEEMLDAFESAGVGASVTLTVQRDGRRRDVRVSLADVR